One Aegilops tauschii subsp. strangulata cultivar AL8/78 chromosome 7, Aet v6.0, whole genome shotgun sequence genomic window carries:
- the LOC109748090 gene encoding putative F-box protein At5g55150, translating to MEAPVPDWSGLPADILNSVFQLLECPDLLRSAAVCTFWQKAYSMFRRSGVCPSQQTPCLLYCTEAAGAKALGMYSLSERKSYSMPLPEPPISNWIGSSHGWIVTMDEKSDLMLLNPITGDKITLPPVTTMEHVKPIVNDDGVLEKYKMSFYDGELPRVEDTPYACPLDRDGDLVYLKAILSSDPSAGECTVMLIHQPYAQLSFAKVGDAHWNWLQMHSFYADCIHHDGCFYAMTAAGAIDVFDLNGSSVVHRRILPNLVRMLEKCYIVQAPWGDVLQIIKEESLDPEQPDGETYVTAYEVYKVDFVELKRVKMRGIGEYALFTGKSTTSCFSLKDHPGLMANHLYFTHDDHDELLSGKDDPRDIGVYDLENDTRTNLVDPEPWRTWFPPIWCTPNLAKAGFPDDNGEAQ from the exons ATGGAAGCTCCGGTTCCAGATTGGTCCGGGTTACCAGCGGACATATTGAACAGCGTATTCCAGTTGCTTGAGTGCCCGGACCTCCTCCGATCCGCCGCCGTCTGCACATTCTGGCAAAAGGCATACTCCATGTTCCGCCGCAGCGGCGTCTGCCCCAGTCAGCAGACCCCCTGCTTACTCTATTGTACCGAGGCCGCCGGTGCGAAGGCTCTTGGCATGTACAGTCTCTCCGAACGGAAGTCCTACTCCATGCCCCTCCCTGAACCTCCCATCAGCAACTGGATTGGTTCATCACATGGATGGATAGTCACCATGGATGAGAAGTCTGACCTGATGCTGCTCAACCCTATCACCGGTGACAAGATTACACTCCCTCCTGTGACAACCATGGAGCATGTTAAACCTATCGTAAACGACGACGGGGTTCTTGAAAAGTACAAGATGTCTTTCTACGACGGAGAGCTTCCGAGGGTGGAGGATACACCCTATGCATGCCCTTTGGATAGGGACGGAGATCTGGTCTATCTGAAGGCAATTTTGTCGTCCGATCCATCGGCAGGGGAATGCACTGTCATGCTCATCCATCAGCCATACGCTCAGCTCTCATTCGCCAAAGTGGGAGATGCTCACTGGAACTGGCTCCAAATGCATAGTTTCTATGCAGATTGCATACACCATGATGGCTGTTTCTACGCAATGACTGCGGCAGGCGCAATCGATGTGTTTGATTTGAACGGATCATCTGTCGTCCACAGAAGGATTTTACCAAATCTAGTTCGGATGCTCGAGAAGTGCTACATTGTTCAGGCACCATGGGGAGATGTCCTCCAAATCATTAAGGAGGAGAGTTTGGATCCTGAACAACCAGATGGTGAGACATATGTCACTGCTTATGAAGTGTACAAGGTTGATTTTGTTGAGCTGAAGCGTGTCAAGATGAGAGGGATAGGTGAATATGCATTGTTTACTGGGAAAAGCACAACATCTTGCTTTAGCTTAAAGGATCATCCAGGCTTGATGGCAAACCATCTATATTTTACTCATGATGATCACGACGAATTACTCAGCGGCAAAGATGATCCACGTGACATAGGAGTGTACGACTTGGAAAATGATACCAGAACCAATTTGGTTGATCCTGAACCCTGGAGGACGTGGTTCCCTCCCATATGGTGCACACCCAACCTTGCAAAAGCAG GATTTCCAGATGATAATGGTGAGGCGCAATAG